In Desulfurococcaceae archaeon MEX13E-LK6-19, the genomic window CAATATCGACAATGATTACTGATACCGGTGTAGCAGAAGCCCAAAGCATAAACTCAATCACCATAACAATAAAGGATACAGGTGTTGTTGTGGTCGAGATCAAAGGTAATGCTGTGGTCGGCATTAATGAGTATAAAGCCCCTGTAGAACCTGTTTTGGTTTCCTTGAGAGCTTATATCAACAATACGCAAGTTGCTACTATGTATATGAATAGAACAATATACATCCCCTCAACTATCGATGGTATAGTTTACATTAGATACATTGCTAATGTAACTACTGTACAAGGTGTAGCAAGTTTTCAGGTTTATGATGTGGGTATTAGTATAAAACTTGTTGTTGAACCAAATGTTGTGTTACTTACAATGCCTAGCAATATAGAATCAGTTAAGACGGTTGATGGCGTTGTTGAAATAACGTTTAGTGGGTCTGCAGTAATAAAGTATGTTGTTACAACAGTTGATACCATTAAAGAAGGTGAGTCATATCCGGCAACTTCTACGGAAACACCTATAGGCCCTAGTCTACCCTTTGATAACAATTTATTGATCGTATTAATAGCCGCCGTAACAATTGTTGTACTAGGTATTATTGCTCTAAAGTACAAGAGAAAACTCGTTGAAAGCAGAAGCTCCTACGTTAGCAGTATTCTCGATAATATTGACAGAAGTATACTCCAATGTTTAAAAGAATCTGGAGGATCATTATATCAAAGCGAACTTCAAAGAAAACTGAATCTACCCAAAGCAACTTTATGGCGCCATGTATATAAACTCGCCCAATTAGGTTTTTTAGAAATAGTTAAAGAAGGGCGGATAAACAAACTTGTTCTTAAGAAGAAGCCTTAGCATCTTAAAATAAGATATTTGATTGTTTTTAATATGAAGCTAGAACGGAATTTACTGTAAAATTTTTATTAAGTAATGTGATATGAAAGTATTAACGGTAATAAAGAGTGATGGTGTCTCTTAGTCTTGAACCTTAATCCTGAAGAAATAGAACGTTATGATCGACAGATAAGAGTATTCGGTATTAACGGGCAGAAGAAACTTAAGAATTCAAGTGTACTTGTCGTCGGTGCAGGCGGGCTTGGTTCAGCTGTTCTATACTATCTTGCGGCTGCAGGTGTTGGAAAGATAATAGTTGTTGATCCAGAGAATGTAGAGTTAAGTAATCTGAATAGACAAATAATACATTTTACGCATGATATTGGAAAAGAAAAAGTAGTATCGGCCAAAGAGAAGCTAAAGGCGCTTAACCCTCACGTCGAAGTTATTGGCATCAAGAAATATTTTGATGAAAAACTTGGAGACGAAGTCGTCCCGCAAGTAGATGTTGTAGTAGATGCTCTGGATAACTGGGATACAAGAATAGTGCTTAACAAGATTTGTGTAAAATACAGAAAACCACTAGTACACGCTGGAGTACGTGAAGCCTATGGCCAGCTTCTAGTCATAATGCCGGGGAAAGGACCGTGTCTTCAATGCGTGTTTCCTTCCAAGATAAAAGAAGAAAGACCATTCCCAATACTAGGGCCAACACCAGGTATACTTGGGGCTATGGAGGCCCTTGAGGTAATAAAAATTATCACTGGTTATGGAGAACCGTTGGTAGGCAGGCTCCTCCTATTTGATGGTAAAAACAATGTATTTACAGAAATCAAGGTAAAGAGGAACCCTAAATGCCCTGTTTGCGGTCATATTAAAGAGCAGTAATAGTCTTGAATAAAACTACAAAACCCAGGAACTATTTATATTATAATAGTTAAAAAGGTGAGTTCCTGTGCCGTGTTCTCGTGAAAATATTATTAAAGAAGCTATTCTCGACGTAGCTAAGTTAATGGTTGTATCAGCTATAACAGCACCTAAGGCTAAAGGGATCGATAACATCGTTGTCGCAATTATACATGAGAAAGACGAGCTCGAAAAACTAGCCAAGAAAATGGAGGAACTAGCTGAATCCTATGGCGAGTTCTTTAGACGGGACGCAGATAATATTAGAAGATCACAAGCTGTTGTCTTGATAGGCTGTAAAATCATTGATATAGGTGTTAAGAAACCAAATGAATATAAATACGATGTAAACCTAGTCTTAAGTCTGATAAACCTTGGAATAGCAATTGGTTCTGCTGTAAAAACAGCATCCATACATAACGTTGACAACAGAATCATGTATACTGTTGGAGTTGCAGCAAAAAATCTAAGACTTATTGATGCCGATGTGATAATCGGGATACCATTGAGTGCGACTAGTAAAAACATTTACTTTGACAGGAAATGGAAGTAGCTAAATAATAATGCTTAAAAACATAGTTGTTTTATTTCTTGCTATTATAACGTGGAAGCAAAAGCTTCATAGCGTTTTTGCTGGTATTCTCGTAATCGTTCGTCATGATATATGTTAAAGATTTCTTCGTCGCTAAGTTTGAGTGACACGAGTAGATCTTTAACACTTCTTCCCGTGGGATCTGAACGATACCTCTCTTCAACTTCGACTAGTCCTAGTTCCCTAAGCTTATTAATAGCATTCCATACTTCATCATGGGATACTGGCTGTTCATTCAATGTGAGTCTCATTGAAGTTATTTCACTACGTATTTCGCCACTCCAGAGCTTCCTAAACAGGGCAAGAACCCTCAAGACATCGCCCATTAATAGTTCTTCTCCTTCTCTAGAAGAAAGTATTCTCTTAAGTTCTTCCACGATATACCGCCTCACGATAATAATGTTATCCATATTTTCCTTAATAACTCTGGTATCCGATAATCCTCTTTGTGGTAAAAACCCAGCTTTTTATTTGGATAAGTACTGAACATAGTTATTTGAAAAATCTAAAAGACGAAGAGGATTGATCTGTAATGCTTATGGTTAATAAAAAATACTGCCTATCAGTAATGGCTATTGCTCTCATACTTGTATCTATCATACAATCCTACATAGTATATTCCATTAATGTGAATCAATATAGGGAAAATGATGCATTGTATAAATGGGTTCTAATGTTCTTTATACCAGCCGATAATAGTCTAGGTGACAAGTATGTTAGTGAAGTTATTAACAAAATAAAAAGCGTTAATTTGACGGATAAGTTAAAGGTAGTGATATTTATTGATGAGTATGACAGGCAAGGTCAGATTTACGAAATAAACACTAGTGTAAATGGAGGAGCACTTCTAGTGCCATTGATCAGCTTAGGTGAGTGTAATACAGGTGATCCCCGGGTCTTAGATAAATTTATTAATTATTCTATCACAAGGTTCCCCGCTGAATACTATGGTTTAATAATAATTGACCACTCTAATGCGTGGATTGGCAAAGATTTCAAACACGTTCATCCAATAGCCTATGATGAGCATACAGGTACTAACTCCTTAATGGATTATTTAACTTTAAATGAGATAACATCAGTATTAAGAAAATACGATGAAATAAGTATCATAGTATTCGATGTAGATCATTATTTATCATTTGAAGTTTATGCGAGCATATTCATGAACACTAATATCGAGTTCTTAATAGGATCTCCTTTAACACCATGTAGTATAGAGTACGGCGATATATTGAGAGAGCTTAGTATTAGACTAGATATCAATGAAGTAACTCCGGGAGAACTTGCTGAATTAATCGTAAACACTACTTCATCAAAACAACATGGAAACCCGGGTTTTGTTCTTGCTGCATTTAAGAAAGAAACTTTTAGCTACATAATGCCAATGATGTTGTCGCAGTTTATGGCAATATATCCTGAAGAAATAACTAAGATTCTCAATAATGCTATTGAAAGAACTCCAGTGTACTATATATCGTTATACTATCCGTCAGTTATATTCTACGACATGGGGGTATTCCTTAAAGAATTGAATAATACATTAAGAGACAATAAGATGATTCTCCTTAAGAATTCTGTAGAGGTGTTATATAGAACACTATTGGAGTCCCGTATAGCGTTTGGTGCATATTTCCTCTATGATGATTGCCTAGGGTTATCGATGTATTTCCCAAGGGATCCTATTGATTACTATGCTAATAAAGTATGGTACGAGAAGAGTATTAACGAAACTAGTTTACTTCTGCAGTGGAGCGACTTCCTTAATACATACTACACATATGTAGCTGGG contains:
- a CDS encoding HesA/MoeB/ThiF family protein — translated: MNLNPEEIERYDRQIRVFGINGQKKLKNSSVLVVGAGGLGSAVLYYLAAAGVGKIIVVDPENVELSNLNRQIIHFTHDIGKEKVVSAKEKLKALNPHVEVIGIKKYFDEKLGDEVVPQVDVVVDALDNWDTRIVLNKICVKYRKPLVHAGVREAYGQLLVIMPGKGPCLQCVFPSKIKEERPFPILGPTPGILGAMEALEVIKIITGYGEPLVGRLLLFDGKNNVFTEIKVKRNPKCPVCGHIKEQ
- a CDS encoding winged helix-turn-helix transcriptional regulator — protein: MREINSMILYIVLFLVAISTMITDTGVAEAQSINSITITIKDTGVVVVEIKGNAVVGINEYKAPVEPVLVSLRAYINNTQVATMYMNRTIYIPSTIDGIVYIRYIANVTTVQGVASFQVYDVGISIKLVVEPNVVLLTMPSNIESVKTVDGVVEITFSGSAVIKYVVTTVDTIKEGESYPATSTETPIGPSLPFDNNLLIVLIAAVTIVVLGIIALKYKRKLVESRSSYVSSILDNIDRSILQCLKESGGSLYQSELQRKLNLPKATLWRHVYKLAQLGFLEIVKEGRINKLVLKKKP
- a CDS encoding ferredoxin, which gives rise to MVVSAITAPKAKGIDNIVVAIIHEKDELEKLAKKMEELAESYGEFFRRDADNIRRSQAVVLIGCKIIDIGVKKPNEYKYDVNLVLSLINLGIAIGSAVKTASIHNVDNRIMYTVGVAAKNLRLIDADVIIGIPLSATSKNIYFDRKWK